In Aspergillus nidulans FGSC A4 chromosome IV, a single window of DNA contains:
- a CDS encoding uncharacterized protein (transcript_id=CADANIAT00000185), protein MDGEEVGSYPVLIGVSPDTDPDPDMASFQHVESVDTAEDCVEATNESQEPGNSNHQPYATAPVVAPYPRQQSRHDSCSHSTAIRQWRIDQHETCNTCGRRPFLRWFYLCTEDTTDYSASTDRNGSLLSEWITDAILEGEYTDEQRDKLWQQKLEVLELCEMERTLSMSGSCYDPSHGAEQQYEFHQFETHQSRLSADVHSRPGRCQYRACHHCDRKLQERTWVSLNAVCNDPDTTPPSVWDLWETPVSDVKVVKNLGLRPPCPPAPPPHFSQCSYRAFHRRRVRSISHLAGYESSLNMGAMSNLSTIEEITEEFDI, encoded by the coding sequence AtggatggcgaagaggtgGGCTCTTACCCAGTCTTGATTGGCGTGTCCCCAGACACAGACCCAGACCCAGATATGGCGTCTTTCCAACACGTGGAATCAGTCGACACTGCTGAAGATTGTGTTGAGGCAACGAACGAATCCCAGGAGCCAGGCAATTCCAATCACCAGCCATACGCCACAGCTCCTGTGGTAGCTCCATACCCACGGCAACAAAGCCGCCATGATAGCTGCTCTCACAGTACTGCAATCCGTCAGTGGAGGATCGATCAACACGAAACCTGCAACACTTGTGGCAGAAGACCCTTCCTGAGATGGTTCTACCTCTGCACTGAGGACACAACCGACTATTCAGCGTCAACAGACCGTAACGGTTCCCTGCTGAGCGAATGGATAACGGACGCAATTCTCGAGGGCGAATACACCGACGAGCAGAGAGACAAATTGTGGCAACAGAAGCTGGAGGTTTTGGAGTTGTGCGAGATGGAAAGGACTCTATCTATGTCTGGAAGCTGTTACGACCCCAGCCACGGAGCTGAACAGCAGTACGAGTTTCATCAGTTCGAAACACACCAAAGCCGACTTAGCGCGGATGTGCACTCTCGTCCTGGTCGTTGCCAGTACAGGGCTTGTCACCACTGCGACCGCAAGCTGCAGGAACGAACCTGGGTTAGCCTCAATGCCGTGTGTAACGATCCAGATACCACACCCCCAAGCGTCTGGGATTTGTGGGAGACACCTGTGTCAGACGTGAAGGTCGTCAAGAACCTCGGGTTACGTCCTCCTTGCCCTCCCGCTCCACCACCTCATTTCTCGCAGTGCTCATATCGCGCTTTCCACCGTCGGCGAGTGAGAAGCATTTCGCATCTTGCGGGATACGAGTCTTCCCTCAATATGGGCGCTATGAGCAACTTGTCAACGATCGAAGAAATAACTGAGGAATTCGACATCTGA
- a CDS encoding uncharacterized protein (transcript_id=CADANIAT00000186): protein MADDKAPNPEESVSPAGSTPPMTSRQAAQRRLLAALLTADRLNGRLNKILSTSAGQERLFAFIQYTSHILHHLLASAPWVALQTRLSLLARLRSSSSSSPSASASTGKAAAPSTATQKPRLLALYSLMSEARYMLRLLDLPTLIAWGSATLKSPPADKTMYALTLLQVLANIIYQALENAAFLTTKGVIPEQFLKRWGGAAKVELWSTRAWLGHIVLQYFVLWRARELRKKAEIEGSSEEKQKELKAEVRAWKKSLVNNVCWTPLCLHWSFENGIGFPGSLVGVGSFMAGAWGFADLWASTA from the exons ATGGCGGACGACAAGGCGCCCAACCCTGAGGAGTCAGTGAGCCCCGCAGGGAGCACACCCCCAATGACGTCCAGACAGGCTGCACAGCGCCGGTTGCTAGCAGCTCTTTTGACTGCAGATAGGCTTAATGGACGCCTGAACAA GATTTTATCGACATCAGCTGGCCAAGAACgactcttcgccttcatccAATACACTTCCCATATCCTCCACCACCTGCTTGCGTCCGCGCCCTGGGTCGCGCTCCAAACccgcctcagcctccttgCGCGTCTCCgctcaagcagcagcagcagccccagcgcctcagcctcaaccgGAAAAGCAGCAGCCCCATCAACAGCGACACAGAAACCCCGGCTCCTCGCCCTGTACTCCCTCATGTCCGAAGCCCGATATATGCTGCGCCTCCTCGATCTACCCACACTCATAGCTTGGGGCTCCGCGACGCTGAAATCGCCGCCAGCGGACAAAACCATGTACGCCTTGACTCTCCTCCAAGTTCTCGCAAACATCATCTACCAAGCACTCGAGAACGCCGCTTTCCTCACGACGAAAGGTGTCATACCTGAGCAGTTCCTCAAGCGCTGGGGTGGGGCCGCAAAGGTGGAACTCTGGAGCACGAGGGCTTGGCTTGGTCATATTGTACTTCAGTACTTTGTGCTTTGGAGGGCAAGGGAATTgcggaagaaggcggagATTGAGGGGTCGtcggaggagaagcagaaggagctgaaggcGGAGGTAAGAgcttggaagaagagcttggTGAACAATGTTTGCTGGACACCGTTGTGCCTGCATTGGAGTTTTGAGAATGGAATTGGGTTCCCAGGGTCTTTGGTAGGCGTTGGGAGTTTCATGGCCGGGGCTTGGGGTTTCGCAGATTTGTGGGCCTCTACTGCGTAG
- a CDS encoding gamma-glutamylcyclotransferase family protein (transcript_id=CADANIAT00000187) → MLGLCFTLAESCKSSESHLRCRFAARSNPSVAANMRCKDSYPEDFQTAIKRSPLKEGELQELCAKSSYPPVFVYGHLMLPTALKYIVDIPQTTTVDMVYATLPGYTLHHFAENGKPGLPTIKPSSSSSDVVEGMLVFGLTREQRSDVQEVECVRPGHSIFIDTQVQVSLIDKIHGYEVKSQKSVDAGTFVWSWTSENTELQPMETSFWPIDDFLSGQLYANMVREQNKVPFSYN, encoded by the coding sequence ATGTTGGGCCTCTGTTTCACTCTTGCTGAAAGCTGCAAGAGTTCAGAAAGTCATCTCCGCTGTCGGTTTGCTGCCCGCTCAAACCCTTCTGTGGCAGCGAATATGCGTTGCAAGGACAGTTATCCAGAAGACTTCCAAACTGCAATCAAGAGATCACCGTTGAAAGAAGGAGAATTACAAGAACTCTGTGCAAAATCTAGCTACCCGCCTGTCTTCGTCTATGGCCACTTGATGCTCCCAACAGCCCTCAAGTACATCGTTGACATTCCTCAGACCACCACAGTGGACATGGTCTACGCAACGCTCCCGGGATACACGCTTCACCATTTCGCAGAGAACGGCAAGCCTGGATTACCAACAATTaagccatcatcgtcttcgtcagaCGTGGTCGAGGGAATGCTCGTTTTCGGGCTGACAAGGGAACAACGCAGTGACGTCCAAGAGGTTGAATGCGTACGGCCTGGGCATAGCATATTCATAGACACCCAGGTCCAGGTCTCTCTGATTGACAAAATCCACGGCTACGAGGTTAAAAGCCAAAAATCCGTAGATGCGGGAACTTTCGTTTGGAGCTGGACTTCTGAGAATACGGAACTGCAACCTATGGAAACATCTTTCTGGCCCATAGACGATTTTCTATCTGGTCAGCTCTACGCGAACATGGTTAGAGAACAAAACAAAGTGCCTTTCAGCTATAACTAG